Proteins encoded within one genomic window of Halobacteroides halobius DSM 5150:
- a CDS encoding NCS2 family permease codes for MTKLLNSVFALEKHNTDVKTEVVAGITTFMTMAYIIFVNPGIVAETGMPFEAVMIATAISAAFSTLCMAFLANYPFALAPGMGLNAYFTYTVVLGMGLSWQEALGAVFISGIIFLALTLTKVRQTIINSMPQTLKSAVSAGIGLFIAFIGMQNAGVVVNSGATLVTLGNLTNPSAILAIVGIIITGLLMAKDIKGSILLGIIIITVLGIPLGITELPTGIVKVPSFADWAPVVFKADITGALNQGILTIVFAFLFVDLFDTAGTLIGVSHQAGFLDKDGNLPKADKALLADSIGTIGGSMMGTPTVTTYVESASGVAQGGRTGLTGVIVALCFILSIFFTPIIKIVPAAATAPALIIVGSIMLENVTEIDWENIAEALPGFVTIIAMPFTYSIATGISLGFILYPIMKFFHGEGDEVHWIIYLLGALFILKYMYL; via the coding sequence ATGACAAAATTATTAAATTCAGTATTCGCTTTAGAAAAACACAATACTGATGTTAAGACTGAGGTAGTGGCTGGAATAACAACTTTTATGACTATGGCTTATATTATTTTTGTTAATCCTGGAATTGTTGCAGAAACAGGAATGCCTTTTGAAGCGGTAATGATTGCTACGGCTATATCAGCTGCTTTTTCTACATTATGTATGGCTTTTTTAGCTAATTATCCTTTCGCTTTAGCACCTGGTATGGGACTTAATGCTTATTTTACCTATACTGTTGTATTAGGAATGGGGCTTAGCTGGCAAGAAGCTTTAGGTGCTGTATTTATTTCTGGGATAATCTTTTTAGCTTTAACTTTAACTAAAGTTAGACAGACAATTATTAATTCTATGCCCCAAACTTTAAAGTCAGCTGTTAGTGCAGGGATTGGTTTGTTTATTGCTTTTATTGGTATGCAAAATGCTGGAGTAGTAGTTAATAGTGGTGCTACTTTAGTTACTTTAGGTAACTTAACCAATCCTAGTGCTATCTTAGCAATTGTAGGGATTATTATTACTGGATTATTAATGGCTAAGGATATTAAAGGAAGCATTTTACTTGGAATTATAATTATAACAGTACTAGGAATTCCGCTGGGAATAACTGAACTTCCAACAGGAATAGTTAAGGTTCCTAGTTTTGCTGATTGGGCTCCAGTAGTTTTTAAGGCTGATATTACAGGAGCATTAAATCAAGGAATTTTAACTATAGTATTTGCTTTCTTATTTGTTGATTTATTTGATACAGCAGGGACTTTAATAGGAGTTAGTCATCAGGCAGGTTTCTTAGATAAAGATGGTAACTTACCTAAAGCTGATAAGGCTTTATTAGCTGATTCAATTGGAACGATTGGTGGATCAATGATGGGAACACCAACAGTAACAACTTATGTTGAATCAGCTTCTGGAGTAGCTCAAGGTGGGAGAACAGGATTAACAGGTGTAATTGTGGCTTTATGTTTTATTTTATCTATTTTCTTTACTCCAATAATTAAAATTGTACCGGCAGCAGCAACAGCACCAGCTTTAATTATTGTTGGTTCTATCATGTTAGAAAATGTAACGGAGATTGATTGGGAAAATATCGCTGAAGCTTTACCTGGTTTTGTAACAATTATTGCTATGCCTTTCACTTATTCGATTGCAACAGGAATTTCTTTAGGATTTATTTTATATCCAATTATGAAGTTTTTTCATGGTGAAGGTGATGAGGTGCACTGGATTATTTATTTATTAGGTGCGTTATTTATTTTGAAATATATGTATTTATAA
- a CDS encoding NAD(P)/FAD-dependent oxidoreductase, producing MDVTEQGTKKDLLEKGAVLQRDGTYAIAPHSPGGIMQPEELIKIGEVAKKYDAAVVKATSSQRIAIVGLQEDDIDKAWVDLGMDPGYAIGICVRSVKFCPGTTFCKRGQQDSVSLGMELDERYHGVTLPGKFKMGVSGCANKCMDTEFRDIGLMGTAKGFSIYVGGHGGRKARLGDLLVHNQTPEESLAIIDNIVNYFKKHGNKRERLGVFIDRIGFDEFKSNVLLA from the coding sequence ATGGATGTAACAGAACAAGGAACTAAAAAAGATTTGTTAGAGAAGGGAGCAGTTTTACAACGAGATGGAACTTATGCTATTGCACCACATAGTCCAGGCGGCATTATGCAACCTGAAGAATTAATCAAAATAGGTGAAGTGGCTAAAAAATATGATGCAGCTGTTGTAAAGGCGACCAGTTCACAAAGAATTGCTATTGTAGGTTTGCAAGAGGATGATATAGATAAGGCATGGGTAGATTTAGGAATGGATCCTGGATATGCAATAGGTATTTGTGTTAGAAGTGTGAAATTTTGCCCGGGAACAACCTTTTGTAAGCGAGGTCAACAGGACTCTGTATCTTTAGGGATGGAGCTAGATGAAAGATATCATGGAGTAACATTACCTGGCAAATTTAAGATGGGAGTTAGTGGATGTGCAAATAAATGTATGGATACTGAATTTAGAGATATTGGATTGATGGGTACTGCTAAAGGATTTAGTATCTATGTTGGAGGCCATGGTGGTCGTAAGGCACGATTAGGCGATTTGTTAGTTCATAATCAAACTCCAGAAGAATCATTAGCTATAATTGATAATATAGTTAATTATTTTAAAAAACATGGTAATAAGAGAGAAAGATTAGGTGTATTTATTGATCGGATAGGATTTGATGAGTTTAAAAGTAATGTATTACTTGCATAA
- the guaA gene encoding glutamine-hydrolyzing GMP synthase, protein MAHKRDHELVLVLDFGGQYSKLIARRIREGNVYSEVVPYDISLEKIKSLDPIGIVFSGGPASVYSKDTPDVDSEIFALGIPILGICYGMQLMCHTLAGGKVEAADEREYGRAILKVRQELGLLAGMRENLECWMSHGDRVTELPDGFEIIGETSNSPVAAIGDQKRGFYGVQFHPEVVHTSRGTEIINNFLSNVCNASGDWTTSNFIEETVEEIKAKVGSKQVICGLSGGVDSSVAAALVHKAIGDQLTCIFVDHGLLRKNEAQEVKETFGKEFDMNLIAIDAQERFLSQLEGVADPEQKRKVIGTEFIRVFEEEAKKVGNAQYLVQGTIYSDVIESGGSESASTIKSHHNVGGLPEDMEFKLVEPLRELFKDEVREVGEELGLPEEIVWRQPFPGPGLGIRVLREITPEKVRILKEADAIFREEIKQAGLSRDIWQYFAVLPPMRSVGVMGDERTYSYTIGLRAVKSKDAMTADWAKIPHDLLEKISRQITNRVPEVNRIVYDITSKPPATIEWE, encoded by the coding sequence ATGGCACACAAAAGAGATCATGAACTGGTTTTAGTTTTGGATTTTGGAGGTCAATATAGTAAATTAATTGCCCGTAGAATAAGAGAAGGGAATGTTTATTCTGAAGTAGTACCATATGATATTTCTCTAGAAAAGATTAAGAGTTTGGATCCAATAGGAATTGTTTTTTCTGGGGGGCCAGCTAGTGTATATAGTAAAGATACTCCTGATGTTGATTCAGAAATATTTGCGTTAGGAATTCCTATTTTAGGGATTTGTTATGGCATGCAACTAATGTGTCATACTTTGGCTGGAGGTAAGGTAGAAGCAGCAGATGAGAGAGAATATGGTCGAGCTATCTTAAAGGTTAGGCAGGAATTAGGTTTATTAGCTGGGATGAGAGAAAATTTAGAATGTTGGATGAGCCATGGGGATAGAGTAACAGAATTACCTGATGGGTTTGAGATTATAGGAGAGACTTCTAATTCTCCAGTGGCTGCAATTGGAGATCAAAAGAGAGGCTTTTATGGGGTGCAATTTCACCCTGAGGTAGTGCATACATCACGTGGAACAGAGATTATTAATAACTTCTTATCTAATGTTTGCAATGCTAGTGGAGATTGGACAACCTCTAACTTTATTGAAGAGACAGTAGAGGAAATTAAAGCAAAGGTTGGAAGTAAGCAAGTAATCTGTGGTTTATCAGGAGGAGTTGATTCTTCTGTAGCTGCAGCTTTGGTTCATAAGGCAATTGGGGATCAGCTGACATGTATTTTTGTGGACCATGGTTTATTAAGAAAGAATGAAGCTCAAGAAGTAAAAGAAACTTTTGGGAAAGAGTTTGATATGAATTTAATAGCCATTGATGCTCAAGAGAGATTTTTATCTCAACTAGAGGGTGTGGCTGATCCAGAGCAGAAGAGAAAAGTTATAGGGACTGAATTTATTCGTGTCTTTGAAGAAGAAGCAAAAAAAGTTGGTAATGCTCAATATCTAGTACAGGGAACAATTTATTCTGATGTGATTGAAAGTGGAGGTAGTGAATCTGCTTCTACAATTAAAAGTCACCACAATGTAGGTGGACTACCAGAAGATATGGAGTTTAAGTTAGTTGAACCACTGCGTGAATTATTCAAGGATGAAGTTAGAGAAGTGGGAGAAGAGTTAGGATTACCTGAAGAAATTGTTTGGCGTCAGCCTTTTCCTGGTCCAGGATTAGGAATTAGGGTCTTACGAGAAATAACACCAGAGAAAGTAAGAATTTTAAAGGAAGCTGATGCTATTTTTAGAGAAGAGATTAAGCAGGCTGGTTTAAGTCGTGATATTTGGCAATACTTTGCTGTACTACCTCCAATGCGTAGTGTAGGGGTGATGGGGGACGAAAGAACTTACTCTTATACAATTGGGCTGCGAGCAGTAAAGAGTAAAGATGCTATGACAGCTGATTGGGCCAAAATACCTCATGATCTATTAGAAAAAATATCTCGGCAAATTACTAATCGAGTTCCAGAAGTTAATCGAATAGTATATGATATTACATCTAAACCTCCAGCAACTATTGAATGGGAATAG